One Bosea sp. 685 DNA segment encodes these proteins:
- a CDS encoding ATP-binding protein gives MSGSVSAARRGPRGALARKYALFVGFAISLALGINGIVGTIFAFSDQRALVARVQQEQAQAAAQRIGGFVGDIVRQLDWVSLNSSGALALEELRLDGLRLLRQAPAILDLRRTDAEGRELLALSRTDRDRIGAGTDLSSDPIVQAVLAQDNFRSGVEFRRGSEPYLLLGKRVTEVNAGVVLATVNLTFIKELVSQMKVGVEGRAYVVDRSGRLIAHPDLRFVLRGTNLLPLLQAYPRPDVQGAMLPGNSLSTRDIEGRAVLSVVAPVPNLDWSVIVDLPQSEAYAPIYASILRSLIILAGALLVTVVTSILLSGRLVAPVRALTEGAARIGEGQLDERIDIRTGDELQELGDQFNLMAERLQENRSILEDKVSQRTAALAKALDQASAGQRAAEQARELAEEATKAKSRFLAVVGHDIRTPLSGVLGVLEILDRKRMSQRDRRLVEMAATSGETLIDLANATLDLSRLEAGTESLEKRDYEPGPLLAAAIALMRPAAERKGLALRLDIEPVAMARLNGDPGKINRIVQNLLRNAISFTDAGEIEIGAALEPADDASGPMLVIAVHDTGIGIDPAMQRRIFQDFVQVDPDTGRRSGGVGLGLAICTKLANLMGGSISVLSEVGVGSTFWVRLPAAAATSAAHAPHAETAETPLVVLVVDDEPVTREVARIMIAKAGHRVLTASSGEAALALLASKRVDLVLLDMHMTGMDGIETAAAIRAIPEIACPAIVALTADVSPETMRRLLAAGMTTIVPKPATSAALRQVLTRNARRPGRLANASLSPDHPVDDAFLDEQALLVGAERMGRLVALFQTVSGDILEQLGRAIEQGDRKALERAAHQFASSASALGLGQAVTIASAIEAEARIASLQVMAQAVADLARARGEALAALALRGATAAKGVSEDQALRSAKIPSL, from the coding sequence CCGCAAATATGCGCTGTTCGTCGGCTTCGCGATCAGCCTCGCGCTCGGCATCAACGGCATCGTCGGCACGATCTTCGCCTTTTCCGATCAGCGGGCGCTGGTGGCGCGTGTCCAGCAGGAGCAGGCGCAGGCGGCGGCGCAGCGCATTGGCGGATTTGTCGGCGATATCGTGCGGCAGCTCGATTGGGTTTCGCTGAACAGCTCGGGTGCCCTTGCCCTCGAAGAGCTTCGTCTCGACGGGCTGCGCCTGCTGCGGCAGGCCCCGGCGATCCTCGATCTCAGGCGGACCGATGCCGAAGGGCGCGAATTGCTGGCCCTGTCGCGCACTGACCGCGACCGCATCGGCGCGGGGACAGATCTGTCCAGTGATCCGATCGTCCAAGCGGTCTTGGCCCAGGACAACTTCCGGAGCGGGGTCGAATTCCGGCGCGGCTCCGAGCCCTATCTGCTGCTGGGAAAACGCGTGACCGAAGTGAACGCTGGCGTGGTCCTGGCAACGGTCAATCTGACCTTCATCAAAGAGCTCGTCTCGCAGATGAAGGTCGGCGTGGAAGGCCGGGCCTATGTCGTCGACCGTTCCGGCCGGCTGATCGCGCATCCCGATCTCCGCTTCGTCCTGAGAGGCACGAATCTGCTGCCGCTCCTGCAGGCCTATCCGCGGCCGGACGTTCAAGGCGCGATGCTGCCCGGCAACAGCCTGTCGACCCGCGATATCGAGGGGCGGGCTGTCCTGTCGGTCGTCGCGCCCGTGCCGAATCTCGACTGGAGCGTCATCGTCGATCTGCCGCAAAGCGAGGCTTATGCGCCGATCTACGCTTCGATCCTGCGCTCGTTGATCATCCTCGCCGGGGCGCTGCTCGTCACCGTGGTGACCAGCATCCTGCTCAGCGGGCGCCTGGTCGCACCGGTCCGGGCGCTGACCGAAGGCGCTGCCCGGATCGGCGAGGGCCAGCTCGACGAGCGCATCGACATTCGCACCGGCGACGAGCTCCAGGAACTCGGCGACCAGTTCAACCTGATGGCTGAGCGTTTGCAGGAGAACCGGAGCATCCTGGAGGACAAGGTGTCCCAGCGCACGGCCGCCCTCGCCAAGGCGCTCGACCAGGCATCGGCCGGGCAGCGCGCCGCCGAACAGGCGCGCGAATTGGCCGAGGAGGCGACCAAAGCCAAATCACGCTTCCTGGCGGTGGTGGGTCACGACATCCGCACGCCCTTGTCGGGCGTGCTCGGCGTGCTCGAAATCCTCGACCGCAAGCGCATGAGCCAGCGCGACCGGCGGCTGGTCGAAATGGCGGCGACCTCCGGCGAGACGCTGATCGACCTCGCCAATGCGACGCTCGACCTCTCGCGACTGGAGGCAGGCACGGAGAGCCTGGAGAAGCGTGACTACGAGCCGGGGCCCCTGCTCGCTGCGGCCATTGCACTGATGCGGCCGGCAGCCGAGCGCAAGGGTCTCGCGCTCCGTCTCGACATCGAGCCCGTCGCCATGGCGAGGCTCAACGGCGATCCCGGCAAGATCAACCGGATCGTCCAGAATCTCCTGCGCAATGCGATCAGCTTCACCGATGCCGGCGAGATCGAGATCGGCGCCGCCCTGGAGCCGGCCGACGACGCGTCCGGGCCGATGCTGGTGATCGCGGTGCACGATACCGGCATCGGCATCGATCCCGCCATGCAGCGCCGCATCTTCCAGGATTTCGTGCAGGTCGATCCCGACACCGGGCGGCGTTCCGGCGGGGTCGGTCTGGGCCTGGCGATCTGCACCAAGCTTGCAAACCTGATGGGTGGCTCGATTTCGGTCCTCAGCGAAGTCGGGGTCGGCAGCACCTTCTGGGTCAGGTTGCCGGCGGCAGCCGCGACGAGCGCTGCGCATGCGCCGCATGCGGAGACGGCCGAGACGCCGCTCGTCGTGCTCGTCGTTGATGACGAGCCCGTCACGCGGGAGGTGGCGCGGATCATGATCGCCAAGGCCGGGCACCGGGTGCTGACCGCCAGCTCCGGTGAGGCTGCGCTGGCGCTGCTGGCGTCGAAGCGCGTCGATCTCGTGCTGCTCGACATGCACATGACCGGCATGGACGGCATTGAGACCGCGGCCGCGATCCGGGCCATCCCGGAGATCGCCTGCCCGGCGATCGTGGCGCTGACCGCCGATGTCTCGCCGGAGACGATGCGCCGGCTTCTCGCAGCGGGCATGACTACGATCGTGCCCAAGCCCGCGACCTCCGCGGCCTTGCGGCAGGTGCTGACACGCAACGCGCGCAGGCCGGGCCGCCTGGCGAATGCGAGCCTGTCGCCGGACCACCCCGTCGACGACGCCTTCCTCGACGAGCAGGCGCTGCTGGTCGGAGCCGAACGCATGGGGCGGCTCGTCGCGCTGTTCCAGACGGTCTCGGGAGATATTCTGGAGCAGCTTGGCCGAGCGATCGAGCAGGGCGACCGCAAGGCGCTGGAGCGAGCGGCGCATCAGTTCGCGAGTTCGGCCAGTGCGCTGGGCCTAGGCCAGGCTGTGACCATCGCATCGGCGATCGAGGCTGAGGCGCGCATCGCATCCTTGCAGGTCATGGCGCAGGCGGTGGCCGATCTGGCGCGGGCGCGCGGCGAGGCGCTGGCGGCGCTCGCATTGCGAGGCGCGACGGCTGCCAAGGGCGTGTCGGAGGATCAGGCGTTACGGTCGGCGAAGATACCGAGCTTGTAG
- a CDS encoding response regulator — protein MNATSETAAANRERLVIVEDDPVTRAMISGYFADQGFRVEEAESVAEARRVVRRVKPELIFLDVVLPDGDGFDLAKELQGFSDAGIIFVTRRDTDIDRIVGLELAGDHYVTKPVNLRDLLARTRSLLRRRKIERDTARRSTTITFGPFMIDLLRRELATVNGDPIRLTRGEFDLLAALVDSNGRPLSRDYLIEVVSNRHGEVDARTVDALVARLRRKLTGAGDPGVIATVSGIGYKLGIFADRNA, from the coding sequence ATGAATGCGACGAGCGAAACTGCGGCGGCAAACCGCGAACGCCTCGTCATCGTCGAGGACGACCCGGTAACGCGCGCCATGATCTCGGGCTATTTCGCCGACCAGGGCTTCAGGGTCGAAGAGGCCGAGAGCGTGGCCGAGGCGCGCAGGGTGGTGCGGCGGGTCAAGCCCGAACTGATCTTCCTCGATGTCGTTTTGCCCGATGGCGACGGTTTCGATCTCGCCAAGGAGCTGCAGGGCTTTTCCGACGCGGGCATCATCTTCGTCACGCGCCGCGACACCGACATCGACCGAATCGTCGGGCTCGAGCTCGCAGGCGACCACTACGTCACCAAGCCGGTCAATCTGCGCGATCTGCTGGCGCGGACGCGCTCGCTGCTGCGCCGTCGCAAGATCGAGCGCGATACGGCGCGGCGCAGCACCACGATCACCTTCGGCCCCTTCATGATCGACCTGCTGCGGCGCGAGCTGGCGACGGTCAACGGCGACCCGATCCGCCTGACGCGGGGCGAGTTCGACCTGCTCGCCGCGCTCGTCGACAGCAATGGCCGGCCGCTCAGCCGCGACTACCTGATCGAGGTCGTCAGCAACCGCCATGGCGAGGTCGATGCCCGCACCGTCGACGCGCTGGTGGCGCGGCTGCGACGCAAGCTGACGGGAGCCGGCGATCCGGGGGTGATCGCAACCGTCAGCGGCATCGGCTACAAGCTCGGTATCTTCGCCGACCGTAACGCCTGA
- a CDS encoding UbiA family prenyltransferase produces MRPHHWLKNGLVFIPILLNHEVFDLESLGHGLVAFISFSLMASSIYLLNDIVDVEADRRHPTKCKRPLAAGEITARQAYMAVPVLLAAAFALSLLLPQPKLFVLALTAYLGLALAYLFVLKRKLLVDVLGLAALHTLRILAGNAAAAIPLSSWLLAFSMFLFLSLALVKRYAELRITQDQSGLKKAGRGYHAEDIEALSQLGMASGCTCALILALYVDSAAVKQLYRHPELIWLVCPIVLYQMSRVWFLARRGMMPDDPLVFMIRDWRSQVTGLMVLLIMVLATILP; encoded by the coding sequence ATGAGGCCGCATCATTGGCTGAAGAACGGACTCGTCTTCATCCCGATCCTGCTGAATCATGAGGTCTTCGATCTGGAGTCGCTCGGGCATGGGCTCGTCGCCTTCATCTCCTTCAGCCTGATGGCCTCGTCGATCTATCTTCTCAACGACATCGTCGATGTCGAAGCCGACCGCCGGCATCCGACGAAATGCAAGCGCCCGCTGGCTGCCGGCGAGATCACCGCGCGTCAGGCCTATATGGCGGTTCCCGTCTTGCTGGCCGCCGCTTTCGCCCTGTCCCTGCTGCTGCCGCAGCCCAAGCTCTTCGTGCTGGCGTTGACGGCCTATCTCGGTCTCGCCTTGGCCTATCTCTTCGTCCTCAAGCGCAAGCTTCTGGTCGATGTGCTGGGGCTGGCCGCGCTGCATACCTTGCGCATCCTCGCCGGCAATGCCGCCGCCGCGATCCCGCTCTCGTCATGGCTGCTCGCCTTCTCGATGTTCCTGTTCCTGAGCCTGGCGCTGGTAAAGCGCTATGCCGAGCTCAGGATCACGCAAGACCAGTCGGGGTTGAAAAAGGCCGGGCGCGGTTATCATGCCGAGGATATCGAGGCGCTCTCGCAGCTCGGCATGGCATCGGGCTGCACCTGCGCCCTGATCCTGGCGCTCTATGTCGACAGCGCCGCGGTGAAGCAGCTTTACCGTCACCCGGAGCTGATCTGGCTGGTCTGCCCGATCGTCCTTTACCAGATGTCGCGGGTCTGGTTCCTGGCCAGACGCGGCATGATGCCTGACGATCCGCTCGTCTTCATGATCCGCGACTGGCGTAGTCAGGTGACGGGCTTGATGGTTCTGCTGATCATGGTCTTGGCGACGATCCTGCCGTGA
- a CDS encoding FAD-binding oxidoreductase has translation MSEILPECRSWGGLVARNTEIVAAEPWIAAPSQQRTPALAYGNGRSYGDSCLNDGGVLILGRSLDRILAFDRASGLLTCEAGVLLDDVLKLTVPAGWFPPVTPGTAFVTIAGALANDVHGKNHHRAGTFGRHVRAFELIRSDGSRLTCAPDLNSELFAATIGGFGLTGLITQVTLQLMPVTSAEMQQEVLHFDGLDRFFAISAESDASHDYTVAWIDSLASGAQFGRGVFFRANHATGGDAPLARSKRPLPFPIRPPIPLINGLTLRVFNALYRAAQPSSPEPRRIPYRPFFYPLDRVANWNRAYGPKGLRQFQCAVPTAHARKAVEAMLRRTLAAGEASFLTVLKLFGDMPSPGMMSFPIAGATLTLDFPNRGARTEALLAELDLITIEAGGRVNPYKDARMSPATFEASFPDWREFARHIDPGCSSSFWRRVTAG, from the coding sequence ATGAGTGAGATCTTGCCGGAATGCCGCTCCTGGGGCGGGCTTGTCGCCCGAAATACCGAGATCGTTGCGGCCGAACCCTGGATCGCCGCGCCGTCGCAGCAGCGGACGCCGGCCCTGGCTTATGGCAATGGCCGCTCCTATGGCGATTCCTGCCTGAACGATGGCGGCGTGCTCATCCTGGGCCGCAGCCTCGATCGAATCCTCGCCTTCGACCGCGCGAGCGGCCTCCTGACTTGCGAGGCGGGCGTGCTGCTCGACGATGTGCTGAAGCTTACCGTTCCGGCCGGCTGGTTTCCGCCGGTGACGCCCGGCACCGCATTCGTCACGATTGCCGGTGCGCTGGCCAATGACGTCCATGGCAAGAACCACCATCGCGCCGGCACCTTCGGCAGGCATGTGCGCGCCTTCGAACTGATCCGCTCGGATGGCAGCCGCCTGACTTGCGCGCCCGACCTGAACAGCGAGCTTTTCGCGGCGACCATTGGAGGCTTCGGCCTCACCGGTCTGATCACGCAGGTGACGCTGCAATTGATGCCGGTCACCTCCGCCGAAATGCAGCAGGAGGTGCTGCATTTCGACGGGCTCGACCGCTTCTTCGCGATCTCGGCTGAATCCGATGCGAGCCATGACTATACCGTCGCCTGGATCGACTCGCTGGCGAGCGGAGCGCAATTCGGTCGCGGCGTCTTCTTCCGGGCCAATCATGCAACGGGGGGTGATGCGCCGCTCGCGCGCTCGAAGCGGCCGCTGCCGTTTCCGATCAGGCCGCCGATCCCGCTGATCAACGGGCTGACCTTGCGCGTCTTCAATGCGCTCTACCGGGCGGCGCAACCCTCGTCGCCTGAGCCGCGGCGCATTCCCTATCGGCCATTCTTTTATCCGCTCGATCGTGTCGCCAACTGGAACCGCGCCTATGGACCCAAGGGCCTGCGCCAGTTCCAATGCGCGGTGCCGACGGCCCATGCCCGCAAGGCGGTGGAGGCGATGCTGAGGCGCACGCTGGCGGCGGGTGAAGCTTCGTTCCTGACCGTGCTCAAGCTCTTCGGCGATATGCCGTCGCCCGGCATGATGTCGTTCCCGATCGCGGGGGCGACCCTGACGCTCGACTTTCCCAATCGCGGGGCGCGCACGGAGGCGCTTCTGGCGGAGCTCGACCTGATCACGATCGAAGCCGGCGGACGCGTGAACCCCTATAAGGATGCGCGCATGTCGCCGGCGACATTCGAGGCCTCCTTCCCGGATTGGCGGGAGTTTGCGCGCCATATCGATCCGGGCTGCTCGTCGAGCTTCTGGCGACGGGTGACGGCGGGTTGA
- a CDS encoding VOC family protein: MLGHLSFGVRDLTTAIAFYDAALGPLGLVRVWTAPDAAGYGPPGGGDLLALKLRPQASPPGPGFHLAFNAPTRTAVDAFHAAALLAGGRDNGAPGLRLHYGPSYYAAFVIAPEGWALEAVCQAEAPES; encoded by the coding sequence ATGCTCGGCCATCTCTCCTTCGGCGTCCGCGATCTCACCACCGCCATCGCCTTCTATGATGCGGCGCTTGGCCCGCTCGGCTTGGTTCGCGTCTGGACCGCTCCGGATGCCGCCGGCTACGGGCCGCCCGGCGGCGGCGATCTCTTGGCGCTGAAACTGCGGCCGCAGGCCTCCCCGCCCGGGCCGGGTTTTCATCTCGCCTTCAACGCGCCAACACGCACTGCGGTCGATGCCTTCCACGCTGCGGCGCTTTTGGCCGGCGGACGCGACAATGGCGCGCCCGGCCTGCGCCTGCATTACGGGCCGAGCTACTACGCCGCCTTCGTCATCGCTCCCGAGGGCTGGGCGCTCGAGGCGGTTTGCCAGGCTGAGGCGCCGGAATCATAA
- a CDS encoding aspartate aminotransferase family protein, protein MSMPAFKTDDAPARPKLYSVEEAKQLDAATVRELFTAHVNPGQVHFLKLLGFDKIIVDRAQGMHYITRDGRKILDFFGGFCSVAFGHNHPRIVAARQKFQDENRHEICMAFMSQYASALAANLAAIAPGDLDMVFFGSTGSEVMEAALKVAEQAQGPARSKILHAANSFHGKTKGVLSVTDSNLYQSQFKLVENRVKVPFGDIEAVRQALESDPAIGIVVMETIQGGGGIVEAPLGFWRELRALCDKHGVLWVADEVQCGLGRTGQFFAFERDGVVPDVTALAKALGGSKAAMGAMIARREIYMKAYGKPKTALIHAQATFGGMGEACISAIEALNVLYEEDLMGNAQRQGDYLIEKLNGLRVKHPSLLKEIRGRGLMIGIEFNDISETMPFGLKHMVALLDDKLKGSLCGFIGALLLKDYDMLVAFTEYNRNVIRLEPPLIVTREQCDEFIAALDDLLSRGITKIVTDYLRKVAVAKG, encoded by the coding sequence ATGAGCATGCCCGCTTTCAAGACCGATGATGCACCGGCTCGCCCGAAGCTCTACAGCGTCGAGGAGGCCAAGCAGCTCGACGCCGCGACCGTGCGCGAGCTCTTCACCGCCCATGTCAATCCCGGCCAGGTGCATTTCCTGAAACTGCTCGGCTTCGACAAGATCATCGTCGATCGCGCCCAGGGCATGCATTACATCACCCGCGATGGCCGCAAGATCCTCGATTTCTTCGGCGGCTTCTGCTCGGTCGCCTTCGGCCACAACCATCCGCGCATCGTCGCGGCGCGGCAGAAGTTCCAGGACGAGAACCGCCATGAGATCTGCATGGCCTTCATGTCGCAATACGCCTCGGCGCTCGCCGCCAACCTCGCCGCGATCGCGCCTGGCGATCTCGACATGGTCTTCTTCGGCTCGACCGGATCGGAGGTGATGGAGGCGGCGCTGAAGGTCGCCGAGCAGGCGCAGGGACCGGCGCGCTCGAAAATCCTGCACGCGGCGAATTCCTTCCACGGCAAGACCAAGGGCGTGCTCTCGGTCACGGATTCCAACCTTTACCAGTCGCAATTCAAGCTGGTCGAGAACCGGGTCAAGGTGCCCTTCGGCGATATCGAAGCGGTGCGCCAGGCACTCGAAAGCGATCCCGCGATCGGCATCGTCGTGATGGAGACGATCCAGGGCGGCGGCGGCATCGTCGAGGCGCCGCTCGGCTTCTGGCGTGAATTGCGTGCGCTTTGCGACAAGCATGGCGTGCTCTGGGTCGCCGACGAGGTCCAGTGCGGTCTCGGCCGCACCGGACAGTTCTTCGCCTTCGAGCGCGACGGCGTGGTGCCGGACGTGACCGCGCTCGCCAAGGCGCTCGGCGGTTCCAAGGCGGCGATGGGTGCGATGATCGCCCGCCGCGAGATCTACATGAAGGCCTATGGCAAGCCCAAGACCGCGCTGATCCATGCTCAGGCCACCTTCGGCGGCATGGGCGAGGCCTGCATCTCGGCGATCGAGGCGCTGAACGTGCTCTATGAGGAAGACCTCATGGGCAACGCCCAGCGCCAGGGCGACTATCTCATCGAGAAGCTCAACGGCCTGCGCGTGAAGCATCCGAGCCTGCTCAAGGAGATCCGCGGGCGCGGCCTGATGATCGGCATCGAGTTCAACGACATCAGCGAGACCATGCCGTTTGGCCTCAAGCACATGGTCGCATTGCTCGACGACAAGCTGAAAGGCTCGCTCTGCGGCTTCATCGGCGCGCTCTTGCTGAAGGATTACGACATGCTCGTCGCCTTCACCGAATACAACCGCAACGTCATCCGCCTGGAGCCGCCGCTGATCGTCACCCGCGAGCAATGCGACGAATTCATCGCGGCGCTCGACGATTTGCTCTCGCGCGGCATCACCAAGATCGTCACCGACTATCTGCGCAAGGTCGCGGTGGCGAAGGGCTGA
- a CDS encoding NAD(P)-dependent oxidoreductase: MKHIIIGGDGFVGSHLAADLAAMGEEVLVADIVKSGHAHYAKVPFQHIDVTSAESVNAIPLTKDDLVYNLSAKMLSPIVIRKERHDFFWPVNYHGTANILAWMEKNGANKLVHFTTDMIYGHSVTVPQDETHPAKPLGEYGESKLATETLAQGYRDKGFQIPIFRPRLIIGPGRLGILVKLFTLIDMNLPVPMIGSGKNPYQFISVFDCASACIAAWKAGFPNSAYNLGSDDPPPVKKLLGDLIAHAGSKSILLPTPAPLVKLTLNTLDWINLPIMDPEQYMIADEICILDTSKAKRELGWTPKHRDEDMLLAAYTEYRKSKDIRNQAQRSLAA; this comes from the coding sequence ATGAAACATATCATCATCGGCGGAGACGGTTTCGTCGGCTCGCATCTGGCGGCGGATCTGGCGGCCATGGGCGAGGAGGTGCTGGTCGCCGACATCGTCAAGAGCGGCCATGCGCATTACGCCAAGGTGCCGTTCCAGCACATCGACGTGACCAGCGCCGAGAGCGTGAACGCCATCCCGCTCACCAAGGACGACCTCGTCTACAATCTCTCGGCCAAGATGCTTTCGCCCATCGTGATCCGCAAGGAGCGCCACGATTTCTTCTGGCCGGTAAACTATCATGGCACCGCCAATATCCTGGCCTGGATGGAGAAGAACGGCGCCAACAAGCTCGTCCACTTCACCACGGACATGATCTACGGCCATTCCGTCACCGTGCCGCAGGACGAGACCCATCCCGCCAAGCCGCTCGGCGAATATGGCGAGAGCAAGCTCGCCACCGAGACGCTGGCGCAGGGCTATCGCGACAAGGGTTTCCAGATTCCGATCTTCCGGCCACGCCTGATCATCGGGCCGGGCCGGCTCGGCATCCTGGTCAAGCTGTTCACGCTGATCGACATGAACCTGCCGGTGCCGATGATCGGCTCGGGCAAAAACCCCTATCAGTTCATCTCGGTGTTCGACTGCGCCAGCGCCTGCATAGCGGCCTGGAAGGCCGGCTTCCCCAACAGCGCCTATAATCTCGGCTCGGACGATCCGCCGCCGGTGAAGAAGCTGCTCGGCGACCTGATCGCGCATGCGGGCTCGAAATCGATCCTGCTGCCGACGCCGGCGCCGCTGGTCAAGCTGACGCTGAACACGCTCGACTGGATCAACCTGCCGATCATGGACCCGGAGCAGTACATGATCGCCGACGAGATCTGCATCCTCGACACCTCCAAGGCCAAGCGCGAGCTCGGCTGGACGCCCAAGCACCGCGACGAGGACATGCTGCTCGCCGCCTACACCGAATACCGCAAGAGCAAAGACATCCGAAATCAGGCGCAGAGGAGCCTCGCAGCATGA
- the cynS gene encoding cyanase, which translates to MKREELTEKILDIKREKGWSWKYITGEIGGMSEVLIVGALLGQMKLVKPLAEKAATLFGLTENEKRMLNEVPYRGTGTPMPPTDPLIYRFYEMVMVNGPAWKALIEEEFGDGIMSAIDFNIEFEREPNPKGDRVKIAMSGKFLPYKYYGNEQGIPDYGFKEA; encoded by the coding sequence ATGAAGCGCGAAGAACTCACCGAGAAGATCCTCGACATCAAGCGCGAGAAGGGCTGGAGCTGGAAATACATCACCGGGGAAATCGGCGGCATGTCCGAGGTGCTGATCGTCGGCGCGCTCCTGGGCCAGATGAAACTGGTCAAGCCGTTGGCGGAGAAAGCTGCGACCTTGTTCGGCCTTACCGAGAACGAGAAGCGGATGCTCAACGAGGTGCCCTATCGCGGCACGGGCACGCCGATGCCGCCGACCGACCCGTTGATCTACCGTTTCTACGAGATGGTGATGGTCAACGGCCCGGCCTGGAAGGCGCTGATCGAGGAGGAGTTCGGCGACGGCATCATGTCGGCGATCGATTTCAACATCGAGTTCGAGCGTGAGCCGAACCCGAAGGGCGACCGCGTCAAGATCGCCATGTCGGGCAAGTTCCTGCCGTATAAATATTACGGCAACGAGCAGGGCATTCCCGATTACGGCTTCAAGGAAGCGTAG
- a CDS encoding alkaline phosphatase, producing MRAQKWLMTILATGLAGATPALSQTIYPINRAEILAGSRFDFKVEFPNAPTSADVTVTINGKPAADIFGKPTAFTQNEEGQKHSALWLRGATLPAGNYVVEATQGANKATVKWQVFATAQPRRAKNVILFIGDGMSVAHRTAARIMSKGWEEGRFNGELAIDDMPNMALISTSGSDSIVTDSANSAHAYTTGHKSCVNALGVYCAKNALTLDHPKVETISELIKRRNKMTIGVVTNAEIEDATPAAMVAHTRRRSDYNDIVKMFYDVKPDVIMGGGSPNFLPKTTPGSKRTDDLDFIAQFKAAGYSIATTKTEMNAAAASGAKKLLGLYNTSNVDGAFDLRLAKKGSIAKFPDQPDVAEQTKAAIDMLKSNEDGFFLMVESGRIDKYSHSLDWERAVFDTIMLDNAVKIAKDFAGERNDTLIIVVPDHTHAVSLVGTYDDERPGQLLRDKLGTYADSKAPNYGPLDADGYPTNVNTSRRLAVVFGTYPDTCDTGRPFMDGERVPAVKSADGKTNVANEADCTGPLATRKVGNLPFDANSGVHSGDDGILTAMGPGAEKFRGHKPNTYVFRVMAEALALGGE from the coding sequence ATGCGCGCGCAAAAATGGCTGATGACGATCCTGGCGACAGGGCTTGCCGGGGCCACTCCCGCGCTGTCGCAGACGATCTATCCGATCAACCGGGCTGAAATCCTCGCGGGCTCGCGCTTCGATTTCAAGGTCGAGTTCCCCAACGCGCCGACCTCGGCTGATGTGACGGTCACGATCAACGGCAAGCCCGCAGCCGACATCTTCGGCAAGCCGACCGCCTTCACCCAGAACGAGGAAGGCCAGAAGCATTCGGCGCTGTGGCTGCGTGGCGCGACGCTGCCGGCCGGCAACTACGTCGTCGAGGCGACGCAAGGGGCGAACAAGGCGACGGTGAAATGGCAGGTCTTCGCGACGGCCCAGCCGCGCCGGGCCAAGAACGTCATCCTGTTCATCGGCGACGGCATGTCGGTGGCGCATCGCACTGCGGCGCGGATCATGTCCAAGGGCTGGGAAGAGGGCCGCTTCAATGGCGAACTCGCCATCGACGACATGCCCAACATGGCGCTGATCTCGACCTCGGGCAGCGATTCCATCGTCACCGACAGCGCCAACAGCGCCCATGCCTACACCACGGGCCACAAATCCTGCGTCAACGCGCTTGGCGTCTACTGCGCCAAGAACGCGCTGACGCTGGACCACCCCAAGGTCGAGACCATCTCGGAGCTGATCAAGCGCCGCAACAAGATGACGATCGGCGTCGTCACCAATGCCGAGATCGAGGATGCGACGCCGGCCGCCATGGTCGCCCATACCCGCCGACGCTCGGATTACAACGACATCGTCAAGATGTTCTACGATGTGAAGCCGGACGTGATCATGGGCGGCGGCTCGCCGAACTTCCTGCCCAAGACGACGCCGGGCTCCAAGCGCACCGATGATCTCGACTTCATCGCCCAGTTCAAGGCGGCCGGCTACAGCATCGCCACGACCAAGACCGAGATGAATGCGGCCGCCGCTTCCGGCGCCAAGAAGCTGCTCGGCCTCTACAACACCAGCAATGTCGACGGCGCCTTCGATCTGCGCCTCGCCAAGAAGGGCAGCATCGCCAAGTTCCCCGACCAGCCCGACGTCGCCGAGCAGACCAAGGCTGCGATCGACATGCTGAAGAGCAATGAGGACGGCTTCTTCCTGATGGTCGAGTCCGGCCGCATCGACAAATACAGCCACTCGCTGGATTGGGAGCGGGCCGTGTTCGACACGATCATGCTCGACAACGCCGTCAAGATCGCCAAGGATTTCGCCGGTGAGCGCAACGACACGCTGATCATCGTCGTGCCCGATCATACCCATGCGGTCTCGCTCGTCGGCACCTATGATGACGAGCGCCCGGGTCAGCTCCTGCGCGACAAGCTCGGCACCTATGCCGACTCCAAGGCGCCGAATTACGGTCCGCTCGACGCCGATGGCTATCCGACCAACGTCAACACCTCGCGCCGCCTCGCCGTGGTCTTCGGCACCTATCCCGACACCTGCGACACGGGCCGCCCCTTCATGGATGGCGAGCGCGTTCCGGCGGTGAAGAGCGCCGACGGCAAGACCAATGTCGCCAACGAAGCCGACTGCACCGGGCCGCTGGCGACGCGCAAGGTCGGCAACCTGCCTTTCGACGCGAATTCGGGCGTGCATTCCGGCGATGACGGCATCTTGACCGCGATGGGCCCGGGAGCCGAGAAATTCCGCGGCCACAAGCCCAACACCTATGTCTTCCGTGTGATGGCGGAAGCGCTGGCGCTGGGCGGCGAGTGA